A single genomic interval of Capricornis sumatraensis isolate serow.1 chromosome 11, serow.2, whole genome shotgun sequence harbors:
- the RRS1 gene encoding ribosome biogenesis regulatory protein homolog, producing the protein MEGQSVEELLAKAERDEAEKLQRITVQKELELEFDLGNLLASDRNPPTGLRHAGPTQEAELRALARDNTQLLINQLWQLPTERVEEALVARLPEPSTRLPREKPVPRPRPLTRWQQFARLKGIRPKKKTNLVWDEVSGQWRRRWGYQRARDDTKEWLIEVPGNADPMEDQFAKRIQAKKERVAKNELNRLRNLARAHKMQLPSAAGMHPTGHQSKEELGRAMQVAKVSTASVGRFQERLPKEKAPRGSGKKRKFQPLFGDFAAERKSQLEMLRVMNSKKPQLDITRATNKQMREEDQEEAAKRRKMSQKGKRKGGRQGPGGKRKGGPPTQGGKRKGGLGGKMNSGPPGLSGKRKGGQHQGGKRRK; encoded by the coding sequence ATGGAGGGCCAGAGCGTGGAGGAGCTGCTGGCAAAGGCGGAGCGGGACGAGGCAGAGAAGCTACAGCGCATCACGGTGCAGAAGGAATTGGAGCTGGAGTTCGACCTGGGTAATTTGCTGGCCTCTGACCGGAACCCCCCGACCGGGCTGCGGCACGCGGGACCCACACAGGAGGCCGAGCTGAGGGCCCTGGCGCGGGACAACACGCAGCTGCTCATCAACCAGCTGTGGCAGCTGCCTACCGAGCGCGTGGAGGAGGCGCTGGTGGCACGGCTGCCGGAACCCAGCACTCGTCTGCCGCGCGAGAAGCCGGTGCCCAGGCCGCGGCCGCTTACTCGCTGGCAGCAGTTTGCGCGCCTCAAGGGTATCCGTCCCAAGAAGAAAACCAATCTGGTGTGGGACGAGGTGAGCGGCCAGTGGCGCCGCCGCTGGGGCTACCAGCGCGCCCGCGACGACACCAAGGAGTGGCTGATCGAGGTGCCGGGCAATGCCGACCCCATGGAGGACCAGTTCGCCAAGCGGATTCAGGCTAAGAAGGAACGGGTGGCCAAGAACGAACTGAACCGGCTGCGTAACCTGGCCCGCGCGCACAAGATGCAGCTGCCCAGCGCGGCCGGCATGCACCCTACTGGACACCAGAGTAAGGAGGAGCTGGGCCGCGCCATGCAGGTGGCCAAGGTCTCCACTGCCTCTGTGGGGCGCTTCCAGGAGCGCCTGCCCAAGGAGAAGGCTCCCAGGGGCTCTGGCAAGAAGAGGAAGTTTCAGCCTCTTTTCGGGGACTTTGCGGCCGAGAGAAAGAGCCAGTTGGAGATGCTGCGAGTGATGAACAGCAAAAAGCCTCAGTTGGACATTACGAGGGCCACCAATAAGCAGATGAGAGAGGAGGACCAGGAGGAGGCGGCTAAGCGGAGGAAAATGAGTCAGAAGGGCAAGAGAAAGGGGGGCCGACAGGGTCCCGGGGGTAAGAGGAAAGGGGGCCCGCCCACccaaggaggaaagaggaaagggggTTTGGGAGGCAAGATGAATTCCGGACCTCCCGGCCTGAGTGGCAAGAGAAAAGGGGGGCAACACcaaggaggaaagaggaggaagtaA